In one window of Duganella dendranthematis DNA:
- a CDS encoding bifunctional salicylyl-CoA 5-hydroxylase/oxidoreductase, whose translation MNILCIGGGPAGLYFALLMKKQNPSHQITVVERNRPYDTFGWGVVFSDQTLGNLAEADAPTAQAIEASFNHWDDIDVFFKGEKVTSGGHGFCGIGRKHLLNILQHRCEELGVSLVFETEVTDEQQYNADLIIASDGLNSRIRTRHMESFQPQIEQRHCRFVWMGTRKKFDAFTFAFKQTEHGWFQAHIYQYDADTSTFIIETPETVWRASGLAELSQEESIAFCERLFADQLDGHKLMTNAAHLRGSAMWIKFPRIVCGRWVHWNGAVPVVLMGDAAHTAHYSIGSGTKLALEDAIELARCFALQADMASALAAYEKLRAVEVLKLQNAARNSMEWFENVDRYTAMEAPQFAYSMLTRSQRLSHENLRLRDAAYVDDYERWFAQRAAAQAGQTPPGAAPSAAVARPSAVAGAIPSAAPPMFTPYKVRGLTLKNRILVSPMAQYSAIDGEVGDYHLAHLGARALGGAALVFAEMTCVSADARITPYCPGLYTPEHTQAWKRIVDFVHQQTDVAIAVQLGHAGAKGSTRAMWDGIDQPLDKDNWPLVSASPQQYLQGISQTAHEMTTEDMDRILADFVRATLAADEAGFDWLELHCAHGYLLSSFISPLTNQRDDYYGGSLENRCRYPLRVFTAMRAVWPQHKPMSVRISAHDWVEGGITPDDAVQIARLFKAAGADMIDCSSGQVSKQEKPVYGRMFQTPFADRIRNEAGIGAIAVGSIYEADHANSIIAAGRADLCAVGRPHLANPAWTLTEAARIGYKTIAWPKQYLAGKQQLERNHGR comes from the coding sequence ATGAACATATTGTGTATAGGTGGCGGCCCGGCAGGCCTGTACTTCGCGCTGCTGATGAAGAAGCAGAATCCATCTCACCAGATCACGGTGGTGGAGCGCAATCGTCCCTACGATACGTTCGGCTGGGGCGTGGTGTTTTCAGACCAGACGCTGGGCAATCTGGCCGAAGCGGACGCGCCGACTGCGCAAGCCATTGAAGCGTCGTTCAATCATTGGGATGATATCGATGTCTTCTTCAAGGGCGAGAAGGTGACATCGGGCGGGCATGGCTTCTGCGGTATCGGCCGCAAACATTTGCTCAATATCCTGCAGCATCGCTGCGAGGAATTGGGTGTGTCGCTGGTGTTTGAAACCGAGGTGACCGACGAGCAGCAATACAACGCGGATCTGATCATCGCTTCCGATGGTTTGAATAGCCGGATTCGCACGCGGCATATGGAGAGCTTCCAGCCGCAGATCGAGCAGCGTCATTGCCGCTTTGTGTGGATGGGCACGCGCAAGAAGTTCGACGCCTTCACCTTTGCGTTTAAACAGACGGAGCATGGCTGGTTCCAGGCGCATATCTACCAGTACGATGCGGACACGTCGACCTTCATCATTGAAACGCCGGAGACGGTGTGGCGCGCATCCGGCCTCGCGGAATTAAGCCAGGAAGAGTCCATCGCGTTCTGCGAACGCCTATTTGCCGACCAGCTGGATGGCCACAAGTTGATGACGAATGCGGCGCATTTGCGCGGCTCGGCGATGTGGATCAAATTCCCGCGCATCGTCTGCGGGCGCTGGGTGCACTGGAATGGCGCGGTGCCGGTGGTGTTGATGGGCGACGCTGCGCACACGGCACATTATTCGATCGGCTCCGGCACCAAGCTGGCGCTGGAAGACGCGATCGAACTGGCGCGCTGTTTTGCCTTGCAGGCGGATATGGCGTCTGCGCTGGCGGCGTATGAGAAATTGCGCGCGGTGGAGGTGCTCAAGCTGCAAAACGCCGCCCGCAATTCGATGGAGTGGTTCGAGAACGTGGATCGCTACACAGCGATGGAAGCGCCGCAGTTTGCGTACTCGATGCTGACGCGCAGCCAGCGCCTGTCGCACGAAAACCTGCGTCTGCGCGACGCCGCCTACGTGGACGACTACGAACGCTGGTTCGCGCAACGCGCCGCCGCGCAGGCCGGGCAGACGCCGCCCGGGGCTGCGCCCAGCGCTGCCGTCGCTCGGCCGTCAGCCGTTGCCGGCGCCATCCCATCGGCTGCACCGCCGATGTTCACGCCCTACAAAGTCCGCGGCCTCACACTAAAAAATCGCATCTTGGTCTCACCGATGGCGCAATACAGTGCGATAGACGGCGAGGTCGGCGACTACCATCTCGCCCACCTCGGCGCTCGGGCGCTGGGCGGCGCGGCGCTGGTGTTTGCCGAAATGACCTGCGTCTCCGCCGACGCCCGCATCACGCCATACTGCCCCGGCCTGTACACGCCCGAACACACGCAAGCCTGGAAGCGCATCGTCGATTTCGTCCACCAGCAAACCGATGTCGCGATTGCCGTGCAACTGGGCCACGCCGGCGCCAAAGGCTCCACGCGCGCCATGTGGGACGGCATCGACCAGCCCCTCGACAAGGATAACTGGCCGCTGGTATCGGCCTCGCCGCAGCAATACCTGCAAGGCATATCGCAAACCGCCCACGAGATGACGACGGAAGACATGGACCGCATCCTGGCCGACTTCGTGCGCGCCACGCTGGCCGCCGACGAAGCAGGCTTCGACTGGCTGGAACTGCACTGCGCGCACGGCTACCTGCTGTCCTCCTTCATCTCGCCACTGACCAACCAGCGCGACGACTACTACGGCGGCAGTCTGGAAAACCGCTGCCGCTATCCGCTGCGCGTATTCACGGCGATGCGCGCCGTATGGCCGCAGCATAAGCCGATGAGCGTGCGCATCTCCGCCCACGACTGGGTAGAAGGCGGCATTACGCCCGACGACGCAGTGCAGATCGCGCGCCTGTTCAAGGCAGCTGGCGCGGACATGATCGACTGCTCCTCCGGCCAGGTGAGCAAACAAGAAAAACCGGTATATGGCCGCATGTTCCAAACCCCGTTCGCGGACCGCATCCGCAATGAGGCCGGCATCGGCGCCATCGCCGTCGGATCAATATACGAAGCCGATCATGCCAACAGCATCATCGCAGCCGGCCGCGCCGACTTGTGCGCGGTGGGCCGTCCACACCTCGCCAATCCGGCATGGACGCTGACGGAAGCGGCGCGCATCGGCTACAAAACAATCGCATGGCCTAAGCAATACCTGGCGGGCAAACAACAATTGGAAAGAAATCATGGAAGATGA
- a CDS encoding enoyl-CoA hydratase family protein — translation MKYLPGEPQQLPGNSTALAGYQASHFQFEVSGGVATLTLNRPERKNPLTFESYAELRDLFRALAYADDVKAVVLTGAGDNFCSGGDVHDIIGPLTKLDMPGMLAFTRMTGDLVKAMRHCPQPIIAAVDGICAGAGAILALASDIRLGTARSKTAFLFTRVGLAGADMGACSLLPRVIGQGRAAELLYTGRSMSGTEAERWGFFNSVQEPEALLDAARAFAQGLADGPTFAHGMTKKMLHQEWDMGVDEAIEAEAQAQAICMATNDFHRAYHAFVAKQKPQFEGD, via the coding sequence ATGAAATACCTCCCAGGCGAGCCGCAACAGCTGCCCGGCAACAGCACCGCGCTGGCCGGCTACCAGGCCAGCCACTTCCAGTTTGAAGTCAGCGGCGGCGTAGCGACATTGACGCTGAATCGTCCCGAGCGTAAAAATCCGCTGACGTTTGAATCCTACGCAGAGCTGCGCGACCTGTTTCGCGCGCTGGCCTATGCCGATGATGTCAAGGCCGTGGTACTCACCGGCGCCGGCGACAATTTCTGCTCCGGCGGCGATGTGCACGACATCATCGGCCCGCTGACCAAGCTCGATATGCCCGGCATGCTGGCCTTCACCCGCATGACCGGCGACCTGGTGAAAGCCATGCGCCACTGCCCGCAGCCGATCATCGCCGCAGTGGACGGGATCTGCGCCGGCGCTGGCGCCATCCTCGCGCTGGCGTCGGACATCCGTCTCGGCACGGCGCGCAGCAAGACCGCCTTTTTGTTCACGCGCGTTGGCCTGGCCGGCGCCGACATGGGGGCGTGCTCGCTGCTGCCGCGCGTGATAGGGCAAGGCCGCGCGGCCGAGCTGCTGTACACCGGCCGTTCGATGTCCGGCACGGAGGCCGAGCGCTGGGGCTTCTTCAACAGCGTGCAGGAACCGGAGGCCTTGCTGGACGCGGCGCGCGCTTTCGCGCAAGGCTTGGCCGACGGCCCCACCTTCGCGCATGGCATGACCAAGAAAATGCTGCATCAGGAATGGGATATGGGCGTGGACGAAGCCATCGAGGCGGAAGCGCAGGCGCAGGCCATCTGCATGGCCACCAACGATTTCCATCGCGCGTACCACGCATTCGTGGCCAAGCAAAAACCGCAATTCGAGGGCGACTGA
- a CDS encoding AMP-binding protein, with protein sequence MNQPPAASAYTDHFARDHLPPRELWPELRFDLPELQYPPRLNCVAMLVDEGARAHPERIAIRGAQEAWSYAQLQHQVDRIAHVLRGPMQLEAGNRVLLRGANCPLMAACLLAVLKAGLIAVPTMPLLRARELGAIANKAQVNAVLCAESLRAELEAADLPVEARAKTLWFGGAGTAALEALTATQPAQFDAVDTAADDVCLISFTSGTTGIPKGTMHFHRDVMVICDCFPRSVLHSQRSDIFIGTPPLAFTFGLGGLLLFPLRVGATAVLLEKLTPETLLKAIETYRATVCFTAPTFYRQMAALAPQFDLASLQKSVSAGEALPLATRESWRQATGLNMIDGIGATELLHIFISASGDQIRPGATGKPVPGYQACILDLQGNPVGAGVIGRLAVKGPTGCRYLADERQRDYVLNGWNLTGDAYEMDADGYFYYRSRTDDMIISAGYNIAGPEVEEILLRHPAVAECCVIGKADQERGQIVEAHVVLRAGHVESPALAAQLQEFVKEQIAPYKYPRSVQFLNSLPRTETGKLQRFKLRGIS encoded by the coding sequence ATGAATCAACCTCCCGCAGCCAGCGCCTACACCGACCATTTCGCCCGCGACCATTTGCCGCCGCGCGAGCTGTGGCCGGAATTACGTTTCGACCTCCCGGAGTTACAGTATCCGCCACGCCTCAATTGCGTGGCGATGTTGGTAGATGAAGGCGCGCGCGCGCATCCGGAACGCATCGCCATTCGCGGCGCGCAGGAAGCGTGGAGTTACGCCCAGTTGCAGCACCAGGTTGACCGCATCGCCCATGTGCTGCGAGGCCCGATGCAGCTGGAGGCGGGCAACCGCGTGCTGCTACGGGGCGCGAATTGTCCGTTGATGGCTGCCTGCCTGTTGGCGGTGCTGAAAGCGGGCCTGATTGCCGTGCCGACCATGCCGCTGCTGCGCGCGCGCGAACTGGGCGCCATCGCCAACAAGGCGCAGGTCAACGCCGTGCTGTGCGCCGAGAGCTTGCGCGCAGAGCTTGAGGCGGCCGACCTGCCGGTTGAAGCGCGCGCGAAGACGCTGTGGTTCGGCGGCGCAGGCACAGCGGCGCTGGAAGCATTGACGGCAACGCAACCGGCGCAATTTGATGCGGTCGACACGGCGGCCGACGATGTCTGCCTGATCAGCTTCACCTCCGGCACCACCGGCATCCCCAAGGGTACGATGCACTTCCATCGCGACGTGATGGTCATCTGCGACTGCTTCCCGCGCTCGGTGCTGCACTCGCAGCGTAGCGATATCTTCATCGGCACCCCGCCGTTGGCCTTTACCTTCGGGCTTGGCGGCCTGCTGCTGTTCCCGTTGCGGGTTGGCGCCACGGCGGTGCTGCTGGAGAAGCTGACGCCGGAAACTCTGCTGAAAGCAATAGAGACGTATCGCGCAACCGTGTGTTTTACTGCTCCCACTTTTTATCGGCAGATGGCGGCGCTGGCGCCGCAGTTCGATCTCGCCAGTTTGCAGAAAAGCGTGTCGGCCGGCGAGGCACTGCCGCTGGCCACGCGCGAAAGCTGGCGGCAGGCCACGGGCTTGAATATGATCGACGGCATCGGCGCGACGGAACTGCTGCACATTTTCATCTCCGCCTCGGGCGACCAGATACGGCCCGGCGCCACCGGCAAACCGGTGCCGGGCTATCAGGCCTGCATTCTGGACTTGCAGGGCAATCCGGTGGGAGCGGGCGTGATCGGCCGGCTGGCGGTGAAAGGCCCGACCGGCTGCCGCTACCTGGCCGACGAACGGCAGCGCGACTATGTGCTGAATGGCTGGAACCTGACCGGCGACGCTTACGAGATGGACGCCGACGGCTACTTCTACTACCGCTCCCGGACCGATGACATGATCATTTCGGCCGGCTACAACATCGCCGGGCCGGAAGTGGAGGAGATATTGTTGCGCCATCCCGCCGTGGCGGAGTGCTGCGTGATCGGCAAGGCGGACCAGGAGCGCGGGCAGATCGTCGAAGCGCACGTGGTGCTGCGTGCCGGCCATGTGGAATCGCCGGCGTTGGCGGCGCAGTTGCAGGAATTCGTCAAGGAGCAGATCGCACCGTACAAGTATCCGCGCTCGGTCCAGTTCCTCAATTCCTTGCCGCGCACTGAAACCGGCAAGCTGCAACGCTTCAAACTGCGTGGAATCTCATGA
- a CDS encoding two-component regulator propeller domain-containing protein, which yields MSSFKRLCCCLLLPALMLWEATAWAGAPPRTLRFEQLSVEHGLAQETVLAIAQDRQGFMWLGTQAGLTRFDGYRTITYKSAIADPRSLVDNWVRVLHLDPTGQLWIGTDGGLDRYDSATRTFTHFLPRESPQRGNGNRHVRAIADDGAGGLWVASADGLHHFDPITKRFTSWHHDPADAGSLSNDHVAALARDNAGRLWVGTASGLDMLAPSATRFQHYDVDASSDSKFNSVTALQVDNAQTLWVGTQGGLEQWRLLAAEPQRRRLGAREGLHVGVSVTSLYQDAEANLWIGSLADGLFRWLPAEERMVPYRHQVGDPHSVADNQISALFRDRVGTLWVGTWNDGVSRVDMGSGGFARIVRQAEQPNSLSDNKVRAILSDGHGKLWLGSSGGLNLYDPVSGESKVWRHDPKRANSISDDQVTALWREKNGNLWLGGPAGINHLNLTTGSIRAVSFVRGDPSSDTIRNIVQDRSGMLWIASRGGLHRLDPQTLEVRTYRHDPADSSSLSDNVVRPILEDRKGQLWVGTFNGLDLLDRKTGAFRHFRRDATDPYSLSHDEVHFLYEDPRGTIWVGTAAGLNRMEVTADGGIRFRRYLRQDGIADDAIASILPDEAGNLWMSTNSGLSRLNVETGLVRNYSGADGTIEGAYFDGAALRTPDGTLYFGGFNGITAFSPTDVRENSVAPTVAITDFQIFNKSIKPGQGDHPDVLKTAIEHTSAVTLPESDSVFSLEFAALHYAAPQRNRFAYQLQGFDEDWVVTDSTKRFATYTNLDPGKYLFRVKAANKDGIWNDNAATLEITIRPPFWKTWWFRTLLVWVGLGGAYAVYHARVRSLRHQQLRLEHLVGSRTAEVEHKNQQLQQQKHELERRRVEAEAQRAEAEQRRIDTELQKEEVEQAHRNISVLSELGREMSASLDMETTMQTLYRHVNHLMHAPIFGIGFVREADGVIDFPFAIEGGVRTYPYQRRLDQPNQLAVWCLSHRKPILINDFQSEYRDYMDESGLATLTPCVREDGEPAAPAHSMMYAPLIVGDKVVGLLSVQSTERNSYHRVHMDMLQTLASHAAAGLENARAYQQLEETLQTLRHTRDQLMAQERQVRLHTEELALANRALQDNEERLRYAKQKAEDATRQKSEFLANMSHEMRTPLAGVIGMLGFALRDVSLAAGTREQILRGQANAQSLLSIINDLLDFSKIEAGKLTIENIDFSLSSAVENVVSLFEEQAAAHSVGFRLEFGDSLPQFVVGDPTRLRQVLVNLVGNAFKFTQQGMVAMHVERVPDDGTDNRIRFSVSDTGIGIEADAIPRLFQQFEQADASTTRRYGGTGLGLAICRQLVELMGGSINAVSTPGQGSTFMFELPLPNGVAPPVVPHVPREPHSHQLKVLCAEDFPTNQIIIRMMLEDLGHKVDIAANGALAVKACSLTRYDLILMDGRMPEMDGASATRLIRSGGPDTAPVRDQELMIIALTANASEEDRSRYLASGMDDFLTKPIDEDKLHFQLSRAIERQLQRGFQLPRMQPRRPLHPAAGTPELDAMFGVAPASLETSRVAQHSGGASDLKARLRSVFNQDAPLRLADLEQALTQRDSETASRLLHGMKGSAGYLEEQELQALCGDLELEADHGNWEQVESAMPHLRRLLEQARAAGTL from the coding sequence ATGTCGAGTTTTAAACGCCTTTGCTGCTGCCTGCTGCTGCCGGCCTTGATGCTGTGGGAAGCCACGGCATGGGCCGGCGCGCCGCCGCGCACCTTGCGTTTCGAGCAGCTCAGCGTGGAGCATGGCCTGGCGCAGGAAACCGTGCTGGCCATCGCCCAGGACCGGCAAGGCTTCATGTGGCTCGGCACGCAGGCAGGCCTGACGCGCTTCGACGGCTATCGCACCATCACCTACAAGAGCGCCATCGCCGATCCGCGCAGCCTGGTCGACAACTGGGTGCGCGTGCTGCACCTCGATCCGACCGGCCAGCTGTGGATCGGCACCGACGGCGGGCTGGATCGCTACGATTCCGCTACCCGCACATTTACGCACTTCCTGCCGCGCGAATCGCCGCAGCGCGGTAACGGCAACCGTCACGTGCGGGCGATTGCCGACGATGGCGCCGGCGGCCTGTGGGTGGCCAGCGCCGACGGCCTGCATCACTTCGACCCGATTACCAAGCGCTTCACCAGTTGGCACCACGATCCGGCCGATGCCGGCAGCCTGTCCAACGACCATGTGGCGGCGCTGGCGCGCGACAACGCCGGCCGCCTGTGGGTGGGTACCGCTTCGGGCCTGGACATGCTGGCGCCCAGCGCCACGCGCTTCCAGCATTACGACGTAGACGCCAGTAGCGACAGCAAATTCAACTCGGTGACGGCGCTCCAGGTAGACAACGCGCAGACGCTGTGGGTTGGCACGCAGGGCGGGCTGGAACAATGGCGATTGCTGGCCGCCGAACCGCAACGCCGCCGACTCGGCGCGCGCGAGGGACTGCATGTGGGCGTCAGCGTCACCTCGCTGTACCAGGATGCCGAGGCCAATTTGTGGATAGGCTCACTGGCCGATGGTCTGTTCCGCTGGCTGCCGGCAGAGGAGCGCATGGTGCCGTACCGTCACCAGGTCGGTGATCCGCACAGCGTGGCGGACAACCAGATTTCGGCGCTGTTCCGCGACCGCGTAGGCACCTTGTGGGTCGGTACGTGGAACGATGGCGTCAGCCGGGTCGACATGGGCAGCGGCGGTTTCGCGCGCATCGTGCGCCAGGCGGAGCAGCCCAACTCCCTGTCGGACAACAAGGTGCGCGCCATTCTGTCCGACGGACACGGCAAGCTATGGCTGGGCAGCAGCGGCGGCCTGAATCTGTATGACCCGGTGAGCGGTGAGAGCAAGGTATGGCGCCACGATCCCAAGCGCGCCAACAGCATCAGCGATGACCAAGTCACCGCGCTGTGGCGAGAGAAGAACGGCAACCTGTGGCTGGGCGGTCCGGCTGGCATCAACCACCTCAATCTGACCACCGGCTCGATCCGCGCCGTCTCCTTCGTACGCGGCGATCCCTCCAGCGACACCATCCGCAACATCGTCCAGGACCGCAGCGGCATGTTGTGGATTGCCTCGCGCGGCGGCTTGCACCGGCTCGACCCGCAAACGCTGGAAGTGCGCACCTACCGCCACGATCCGGCCGACAGCAGCAGCCTGTCGGACAACGTGGTGCGGCCGATCCTGGAGGACCGCAAGGGCCAGCTGTGGGTCGGCACCTTCAACGGCCTCGATCTGCTCGACCGCAAAACCGGCGCCTTCCGCCACTTCCGCCGCGATGCCACCGACCCGTATAGCCTCAGTCACGACGAGGTGCACTTCCTGTACGAAGACCCGCGTGGCACCATCTGGGTCGGCACGGCGGCAGGACTGAACCGGATGGAGGTGACGGCCGACGGCGGCATACGATTCCGCCGCTACCTGCGCCAGGACGGCATCGCCGACGACGCCATCGCGTCGATCCTGCCCGATGAAGCGGGCAACCTGTGGATGAGCACCAACAGCGGCCTGTCGCGCCTCAACGTCGAAACGGGCCTGGTGCGCAACTACAGCGGCGCCGATGGCACCATCGAAGGCGCCTACTTCGACGGCGCCGCCTTGCGCACGCCGGACGGCACGCTATACTTCGGCGGCTTCAATGGCATCACCGCATTCTCGCCGACCGACGTGCGCGAGAACAGCGTGGCGCCGACGGTGGCGATTACCGACTTCCAGATTTTTAACAAGTCGATCAAGCCAGGGCAGGGCGACCATCCGGACGTACTGAAGACCGCGATTGAACACACCAGCGCCGTCACGCTGCCGGAATCCGATTCGGTGTTCTCGCTGGAGTTCGCGGCACTGCACTACGCGGCGCCGCAGCGCAACCGCTTCGCCTATCAGCTGCAAGGCTTTGACGAGGACTGGGTGGTCACCGACTCCACCAAGCGCTTCGCCACCTACACCAATCTGGACCCCGGCAAGTACCTGTTCCGCGTCAAGGCCGCCAACAAGGACGGCATCTGGAACGACAACGCGGCCACGCTGGAGATCACCATCCGTCCGCCGTTCTGGAAGACCTGGTGGTTCCGCACGCTGCTGGTGTGGGTGGGGTTGGGCGGGGCGTATGCCGTCTACCATGCGCGCGTGCGCAGCCTGCGCCATCAGCAACTGCGGCTGGAGCACCTGGTGGGATCGCGTACGGCGGAAGTGGAGCACAAGAACCAGCAGCTGCAACAGCAGAAGCACGAACTGGAACGCCGCAGGGTGGAAGCGGAAGCGCAGCGCGCCGAGGCCGAGCAGCGCCGCATCGATACCGAGCTTCAGAAGGAAGAAGTGGAGCAGGCTCACCGCAATATTTCGGTGCTGAGCGAACTGGGACGCGAGATGAGCGCCTCGCTCGACATGGAAACCACCATGCAGACGCTGTACCGCCACGTCAATCACCTGATGCATGCACCGATCTTCGGCATCGGCTTCGTGCGCGAGGCAGACGGCGTAATCGACTTCCCGTTCGCGATCGAAGGCGGCGTGCGCACCTATCCGTACCAGCGCCGGCTGGACCAGCCCAACCAGCTGGCGGTGTGGTGCCTGAGTCACCGCAAGCCGATCCTGATCAACGACTTCCAGAGCGAGTACCGCGACTACATGGACGAATCGGGCCTGGCGACGTTGACCCCATGCGTGCGCGAAGACGGCGAACCAGCCGCACCCGCGCATTCGATGATGTACGCGCCGCTGATCGTTGGCGACAAGGTGGTGGGGCTGCTCAGCGTGCAAAGCACGGAGCGCAACAGCTATCACCGCGTCCACATGGACATGCTGCAAACGCTGGCGTCGCACGCCGCCGCCGGCCTGGAGAACGCGCGCGCCTACCAGCAGCTGGAAGAGACGCTGCAAACGCTGCGCCACACGCGCGACCAGCTGATGGCGCAGGAGCGCCAGGTGCGGCTGCATACCGAAGAGCTGGCGCTGGCCAACCGGGCCTTGCAGGACAACGAGGAACGCCTGCGCTACGCCAAACAGAAGGCGGAAGACGCCACCCGCCAGAAGTCCGAATTCCTGGCCAATATGAGCCACGAGATGCGCACGCCGCTGGCCGGCGTGATCGGCATGCTGGGCTTCGCACTGCGCGACGTCAGCCTGGCCGCCGGCACGCGCGAGCAGATCCTGCGTGGCCAGGCCAATGCGCAGTCGCTGCTGTCCATCATCAACGACCTGCTGGACTTCTCCAAAATCGAAGCGGGCAAGCTGACCATCGAGAACATCGATTTTTCGCTGTCGTCGGCGGTGGAAAATGTGGTCAGCCTGTTTGAAGAGCAGGCGGCCGCGCACAGCGTCGGCTTCCGCCTGGAGTTCGGCGATAGCCTGCCGCAGTTTGTGGTCGGCGATCCGACGCGCTTGCGGCAGGTGCTGGTCAACCTGGTCGGCAACGCCTTCAAATTTACACAGCAAGGCATGGTGGCGATGCACGTCGAGCGTGTGCCCGATGATGGCACGGATAACCGCATCCGCTTCAGTGTCTCCGACACCGGCATTGGCATCGAGGCCGATGCGATCCCGCGCCTGTTCCAGCAGTTCGAGCAGGCCGACGCCTCCACCACGCGCCGCTACGGCGGTACCGGCCTTGGGCTGGCGATCTGCCGCCAACTGGTGGAACTGATGGGCGGCAGCATCAACGCCGTCAGCACGCCGGGGCAGGGAAGCACCTTTATGTTCGAGCTGCCGCTGCCGAACGGCGTGGCGCCGCCGGTGGTGCCGCATGTGCCGCGCGAGCCGCATAGCCATCAACTGAAAGTGCTGTGCGCGGAAGACTTCCCGACCAACCAGATCATCATCCGCATGATGCTGGAAGACCTGGGCCACAAGGTGGACATCGCCGCCAACGGCGCGCTGGCGGTCAAGGCCTGTTCGCTGACGCGCTACGATTTGATCCTGATGGACGGCCGCATGCCGGAGATGGATGGCGCCAGCGCTACACGCCTGATCCGCTCCGGCGGCCCGGATACCGCGCCGGTGCGCGACCAGGAACTGATGATCATCGCGCTGACCGCCAACGCCAGTGAGGAAGACCGCAGCCGCTACCTGGCCTCCGGCATGGACGACTTCCTCACCAAACCGATCGACGAGGACAAACTGCACTTCCAGTTAAGCCGCGCGATTGAACGCCAGTTACAGCGCGGCTTCCAGCTGCCGCGCATGCAGCCGCGCCGTCCTTTGCATCCGGCCGCCGGCACGCCGGAGCTGGATGCGATGTTTGGCGTGGCCCCGGCCTCGCTGGAGACCTCGCGCGTGGCGCAGCACAGCGGTGGCGCTAGCGATCTAAAAGCCCGGCTGCGCAGCGTCTTCAATCAGGACGCGCCGCTGCGGCTGGCGGACCTGGAGCAAGCGCTGACGCAGCGCGACAGTGAGACTGCCAGCCGTCTGCTGCATGGCATGAAGGGCAGCGCCGGCTACCTGGAAGAGCAGGAACTGCAAGCGCTGTGCGGCGATCTGGAACTGGAGGCGGACCATGGCAACTGGGAGCAGGTGGAGTCGGCCATGCCGCATCTGCGCCGCCTGCTGGAGCAGGCGCGGGCGGCTGGCACGCTATAG
- a CDS encoding MarR family winged helix-turn-helix transcriptional regulator, with translation MEDEEQLDLASRLTSDHHQSLKLWLRMLSCTVKIENEIRSRLRATFGITLPRFDLMAQLERYPQGLRMGELSKRMMVTGGNVTGITDQLEQEKLVVRVPDPKDGRAYSVKLTPAGRKAFATMAAVHEGWIAELLQDVSGADKTTLIDLLSDMKQKLRTEP, from the coding sequence ATGGAAGATGAAGAACAGCTGGACCTCGCCAGCCGATTGACGAGTGACCATCACCAGTCGCTCAAACTTTGGCTGCGCATGTTGTCGTGCACAGTCAAGATCGAGAATGAAATCCGCAGCCGCCTGCGCGCGACCTTCGGCATCACGCTGCCGCGTTTCGACCTGATGGCGCAGCTGGAGCGCTACCCGCAAGGCTTGCGCATGGGCGAACTGTCGAAGCGTATGATGGTCACGGGCGGTAACGTCACCGGCATCACCGACCAGCTGGAGCAGGAAAAGCTGGTGGTGCGCGTGCCCGATCCCAAGGACGGCCGCGCCTACAGCGTCAAGCTCACGCCGGCCGGCCGCAAGGCTTTCGCCACCATGGCAGCGGTGCATGAAGGCTGGATCGCCGAACTGCTGCAAGACGTCTCCGGCGCCGACAAGACAACGCTGATCGACCTGCTGTCGGACATGAAGCAGAAGCTGAGGACCGAGCCATGA
- a CDS encoding response regulator has protein sequence MKVLVVDDDVVSRMVLMHLIDSCGSFDIVEAEDGADAWQQLEDGLRPAICFCDLRMPRLSGIELLQRVKGHAELNSMPFVLVTSANDKETVLEATRAGAAGYIVKPFQAEQVRVHLVGFLDQAASGYEHLAETPADTLRRLGINGERLIVYLTGFQNQLTAAATDLEVALAKGDQQDAKVRLDRLHAGCVTLGLHGAAAALKSFTAERLSNEEVQAVLSDVVRAVIHQAGLVRQEAS, from the coding sequence ATGAAAGTTCTGGTAGTTGACGATGATGTCGTCTCACGCATGGTGCTGATGCACCTGATCGATAGCTGCGGCAGTTTCGATATCGTTGAAGCGGAGGACGGTGCCGATGCATGGCAGCAGTTGGAGGACGGCCTGCGTCCAGCCATCTGCTTCTGCGACCTGCGCATGCCGCGCCTGTCGGGTATTGAGTTGCTACAGCGGGTGAAGGGACATGCTGAGTTGAACAGCATGCCGTTCGTGCTGGTCACATCGGCCAACGACAAGGAAACCGTGCTGGAAGCCACGCGCGCTGGCGCCGCCGGTTACATCGTCAAGCCATTCCAGGCGGAGCAGGTACGGGTGCACCTGGTGGGGTTTCTCGACCAGGCGGCCAGCGGCTACGAACACCTGGCCGAAACGCCGGCCGATACCTTGCGCCGGCTGGGCATCAATGGCGAACGCCTGATTGTGTATCTCACCGGTTTCCAGAACCAGTTGACGGCTGCTGCTACCGATCTCGAAGTGGCGCTGGCCAAGGGCGATCAGCAGGACGCCAAGGTTCGCCTCGACCGCCTGCATGCCGGCTGCGTTACGCTTGGCCTGCACGGCGCGGCCGCAGCGCTGAAGAGTTTTACGGCGGAGCGCCTGTCCAACGAAGAGGTGCAGGCGGTGTTGTCGGACGTGGTGCGCGCCGTAATCCACCAGGCCGGCCTGGTGCGCCAGGAAGCCAGCTGA